In a single window of the Cucumis melo cultivar AY chromosome 11, USDA_Cmelo_AY_1.0, whole genome shotgun sequence genome:
- the LOC103498966 gene encoding protein SHORT-ROOT-like produces MDITFFTPKEAPTSFFNQSHDHRHHHHHHHHLHFSNLDMQSSTSHSSEYSPEHSPSAAAAAATATATGKWASTLLKECARAISEKDSNKIHHFLWMLNELASPYGDSDQKMASYFLQALFCRATETGLTCYKTLVAVAEKNHNFDSALRLILKFQEASPWTTFGHVASNGAILEALEGETKLHIIDISNTLCTQWPTLLESLATRNDDTPHLKLTVVTTTSIVKCLMKEIGQRMEKFARLMGVPFEFNPITNINHLTDLTNEALKVEEGEAIAINCIGALRRVKVEERNNVISMLKLLKPRVLTIVEEEADFISSTNDFLKCFEECLRFYTLYFEMLEESFGATSNERLVLERECSRSIVRLLGCDHDQISEEEMGSERREKGKQWTKRLKQALFSSANFSEDVMDDVKALLKRYKPGWALLRPATAAVGVDEEENGDAEPSGIYLTWKEEPVVWVSAWKP; encoded by the exons ATGGACATAACTTTTTTCACACCCAAAGAAGCCCCCACAAGCTTCTTCAACCAAAGCCATGATCATcgccatcatcatcatcatcatcatcatcttcactTCTCCAATTTAGACATGCAAAGCTCCACGAGCCATTCGTCCGAGTACTCACCGGAACACTCTCCgtctgctgctgctgctgctgccaCCGCTACCGCCACTGGAAAATGGGCCTCCACCCTTCTTAAGGAGTGTGCTAGAGCCATCTCTGAGAAGGACTCCAACAAAATCCACCATTTTCTTTGGATGTTGAATGAGTTGGCTTCCCCTTATGGTGACTCTGATCAAAAAATGGCTTCCTACTTCTTGCAAGCTCTCTTCTGCCGAGCCACAGAAACTGGCCTCACTTGCTACAAAACCCTCGTCGCTGTCGCCGAGAAAAATCATAACTTCGACTCTGCCCTGAGGCTCATCCTCAAGTTTCAAGAG gcAAGTCCGTGGACAACATTTGGGCATGTGGCATCGAACGGTGCAATTCTCGAAGCGCTCGAGGGAGAAACGAAACTCCACATCATCGACATAAGCAACACCCTTTGCACTCAGTGGCCAACCCTACTGGAATCCTTAGCCACACGCAATGATGACACTCCACATCTAAAGCTAACGGTGGTGACAACAACAAGTATAGTGAAGTGTTTAATGAAGGAAATTGGACAAAGAATGGAGAAATTTGCAAGGCTAATGGGAGTCCCCTTTGAGTTCAACCCTATAACAAATATCAACCATTTAACTGACCTCACAAATGAAGCCCTTAAAGTAGAAGAAGGTGAAGCCATTGCCATAAATTGCATTGGAGCCTTAAGAAGAGTAAAAGTTGAAGAAAGAAACAATGTGATATCAATGTTGAAATTACTAAAGCCTAGAGTTTTAACAATAGTAGAGGAAGAAGCTGATTTCATAAGCTCTACAAATGACTTTTTGAAGTGCTTTGAAGAGTGTCTTAGATTTTACACTCTTTACTTTGAGATGTTGGAAGAGAGCTTTGGGGCAACAAGCAATGAGAGATTGGTTTTGGAAAGAGAATGTTCAAGAAGCATTGTGAGGCTTTTGGGGTGTGATCATGATCAAATTAGTGAGGAAGAAATGGGGAGtgagagaagagaaaaaggaaagcaATGGACAAAAAGGCTCAAACAAGCACTTTTCTCATCAGCTAATTTTAGTGAAGATGTAATGGATGATGTTAAGGCTTTGCTCAAGCGGTACAAACCTGGTTGGGCATTGCTGCGTCCGGCCACGGCTGCTGTCGGAGTCGACGAAGAAGAAAATGGTGATGCTGAGCCAAGTGGAATTTACTTGACATGGAAGGAAGAACCAGTGGTTTGGGTTTCAGCATGGAAACCCTAA
- the LOC103498968 gene encoding 60S ribosomal protein L38 has product MPKQIHEIKDFLLTARRKDARSVKIKRSKDVVKFKVRCSKYLYTLCVFDSEKADKLKQSLPPGLSVQDL; this is encoded by the exons ATG CCGAAACAAATTCATGAGATCAAAGATTTCCTTCTCACTGCTAGAAGGAAGGATGCTCGTTCTGTGAAAATTAAGAGGAGCAAAGATGTGGTGAAGTTCAAAGTACGATGCTCCAAATATCTTTATACTCTTTGTGTTTTCGACTCGGAGAAGGCAGACAAGTTGAAGCAATCTCTTCCACCAG GTTTGAGTGTGCAAGATCTGTGA
- the LOC103498969 gene encoding 60S ribosomal protein L38, protein MPKQIHEIKDFLLTARRKDARSVKIKRSKDVVKFKVRCSKYLYTLCVFDSEKADKLKQSLPPGLSVQDL, encoded by the exons ATG CCGAAACAAATTCATGAGATCAAAGATTTCCTTCTCACTGCTAGAAGGAAGGATGCTCGTTCTGTGAAAATTAAGAGGAGCAAAGATGTGGTGAAGTTCAAAGTACGATGCTCCAAATATCTTTATACTCTTTGTGTTTTCGACTCGGAGAAGGCAGACAAGTTGAAGCAATCCCTTCCACCAG GTTTGAGTGTACAAGATCTGTGA
- the LOC103498970 gene encoding uncharacterized protein LOC103498970 translates to MANLVPGVLLKLLQHMNTDVKVAGEHRSTLLQVVSIVPALAGGDLSPNQGFYLKVSDSSHATYVSLPDEHGDLILSDKIQLGQFIHVERLEAASPVPILHGVRPVPGRHPCVGSPEDIVATHSPGFLNNNPNLKPLDKLKPTPKVLGLGTGGEKEKSAPVRLNGNAKEDKVDKRASPLSRSKSQMSKLTVNVDVKKEPLTRLKSLNSRSIPSSPTSCYSLPSSFEKFANSIKQQGKVKTLSNGTTKIGAVEKSNTIRSASPVTKKMGVGHQIKHLVQGIEVGAKALRKSWEGNMETKRRDSSMLRASKLDPKPETRVTTPRRSTSSDKLPSREENRIQVPGKTSKDDHSMQASSKKNAVNGELDNQERSSRQKSSNGRKSSSSDAAGFPGNLVKIPLSNKRLSEGSVSWASLPSSLAKLGKEVMRHRDAAQAAAIEAIQEASVAESCLRCLSIFSELNTAAKEDNPQPAVEQFLTLHASLTNAHMVAESLSKTCLSGSTNESEDTASEETLKVTSMARKQASAWVQAALATNLSSFAVYSRDPSSALNMPLSLSQNQKSASANQPIVVLENSSKNSSSKSQGKIRQMISSKPIGSGNPSRMKDGATLGQKMQPQPPPEWIRGNGLNEAVDLAEMLRLQSQDWFLTFMERFLDAGVDTAALSDNGQLAGILTQLKSVNDWLDGISSNKDEGDITHISTETIDRLRKKIYEYLLMHVESAAAALGGGSQPPPQQIQATETKTRR, encoded by the exons ATGGCGAATCTTGTTCCTGGAGTGCTTCTCAAACTGCTGCAGCACATGAACACTGATGTGAAGGTTGCTGGAGAGCACAGGTCGACACTGTTACAAGTTGTGAGCATAGTTCCGGCATTGGCCGGGGGCGATCTCTCACCAAATCAAGGTTTTTATCTCAAAGTCTCTGATTCTTCTCATGCTACATATGTCTCACTCCCTGATGAACATGGTGATCTGATTCTTAGTGACAAGATTCAATTGGGTCAGTTTATTCATGTCGAACGGCTTGAGGCTGCTTCCCCAGTCCCCATTCTTCACGGAGTTCGACCGGTGCCCGGTCGACACCCTTGTGTGGGGAGCCCTGAAGATATTGTTGCTACTCATTCTCCTGGGTTTCTCAACAATAATCCTAATTTAAAACCTTTGGACAAATTGAAACCGACCCCTAAAGTTTTAGGCCTTGGCACTGGTGGGGAGAAGGAGAAATCTGCGCCTGTGAGACTCAATGGCAATGCCAAGGAGGATAAGGTTGATAAGAGAGCCTCACCCTTGAGTAGATCCAAGTCTCAGATGTCAAAATTGACAGTGAATGTAGATGTGAAGAAGGAGCCTCTGACGAGACTAAAGTCGTTGAATTCACGGTCGATACCCTCATCTCCCACAAGCTGTTATTCATTGCCTTCTTCATTTGAGAAGTTTGCCAATAGCATTAAGCAGCAGGGGAAGGTTAAGACATTGTCTAACGGAACAACCAAGATAGGAGCAGTTGAAAAGTCGAATACTATTCGTTCAGCCAGTCCTGTAACCAAGAAGATGGGAGTGGGACATCAGATCAAACATTTAGTTCAGGGCATTGAGGTTGGGGCCAAGGCTCTGAGGAAGAGTTGGGAAGGGAATATGGAGACAAAAAGAAGAGATAGTTCGATGTTAAGAGCAAGCAAACTTGATCCCAAGCCTGAAACTCGGGTTACT aCTCCTAGAAGAAGTACGTCAAGCGACAAGTTGCCATCAAGAGAGGAGAATAGGATTCAGGTACCTGGAAAGACATCCAAAGATGATCATAGCATGCAGGCATCTTCAAAGAAGAATGCTGTTAATGGAGAATTAGATAATCAGGAAAGGTCAAGTAGACAAAAATCTTCTAATGGAAGGAAATCCTCCTCAAGTGATGCAGCTGGATTTCCCGGAAACTTGGTGAAGATTCCTCTTAGTAATAAAAGATTGAGCGAAGGGAGTGTTTCATGGGCTTCGCTTCCATCATCTCTTGCCAAGCTTGGAAAG GAAGTAATGAGACACAGAGATGCTGCACAAGCAGCAGCAATAGAGGCCATTCAAGAAGCTTCAGTGGCAGAGAGCTGTCTACGATGTTTAAG TATATTTTCCGAGTTAAATACTGCTGCCAAAGAGGACAATCCACAGCCTGCAGTAGAACAGTTTTTGACCCTTCATGCGAGCCTAACCAATGCTCACATGGTAGCTGAATCTCTTTCGAAAACTTGTCTCTCTGGTTCAACCAATGAGAGCGAAGATACTGCTTCAGAAGAAACATTGAAGGTCACATCAATGGCAAGAAAACAGGCATCTGCTTGGGTCCAGGCGGCTTTAGCCACTAACCTTTCATCTTTTGCAGTTTACAGCCGTGATCCATCCTCGGCTCTAAACATGCCCTTATCTCTATCTCAGAACCAAAAGAGTGCTTCTGCAAATCAGCCTATTGTGGTTTTAGAAAACTCATCTAAGAACAGCTCGTCAAAATCCCAAGGGAAAATCCGCCAGATGATAAGCTCTAAACCTATTGGATCAGGAAATCCAAGTCGAATGAAGGACGGAGCGACACTCGGTCAGAAGATGCAGCCTCAACCTCCACCAGAATGGATCAGAGGAAATGGCCTCAACGAAGCAGTCGACTTGGCCGAGATGTTAAGACTGCAATCCCAGGACTGGTTCTTGACATTCATGGAAAGGTTTTTGGATGCCGGGGTCGACACTGCAGCCTTGTCAGATAATGGACAATTAGCAGGAATATTGACTCAGCTGAAGAGTGTAAACGACTGGTTAGATGGCATATCTTCGAACAAGGACGAAGGAGACATCACTCACATTTCAACTGAGACAATCGACAGGCTGAGGAAGAAGATCTATGAGTATCTTCTCATGCACGTTGAGTCTGCAGCCGCTGCACTTGGCGGGGGATCACAGCCACCACCACAACAAATACAGGCAACCGAAACAAAAACAAGAAGGTGA